The proteins below are encoded in one region of Apium graveolens cultivar Ventura chromosome 4, ASM990537v1, whole genome shotgun sequence:
- the LOC141719764 gene encoding kinetochore protein NDC80 homolog, translating into MNCSLQIANGSISAGEVDNQLNLLKDGTQEHISRCMMEARKLVEDIEAEEQNIDVFEKEATELLRASQKKCQEVMAQSEEEVQLCARELLTLIDSVSKFKESITSTISDMKDDYLKTVNAISEIHKSSL; encoded by the exons ATGAATTGCTCCTTGCAAATTGCCAATGGGAGTATAAGTGCAGGAGAA GTGGATAATCAATTGAACTTGCTCAAGGATGGAACTCAGGAGCACATTTCTAGATGCATGATGGAAGCTAGAAAGTTAGTGGAGGATATTGAAGCTGAGGAACAGAACATTGATGTTTTCGAAAAGGAAGCCACTGAACTTCTGAGG GCTTCCCAGAAGAAGTGTCAAGAAGTAATGGCTCAGAGTGAGGAAGAAGTACAATTGTGTGCACGTGAACTGTTGACATTGATCGACTCTGTTTCAAAGTTCAAAGAGTCCATCACATCAACAATTTCAGATATGAAGGATGATTATCTTAAAACTGTCAATGCGATATCTGAAATTCACAAGAGCTCCTTGTGA
- the LOC141721119 gene encoding uncharacterized protein LOC141721119, whose protein sequence is METSCCVCTLILCFSALMAQAEYMKYKDPGQNIQVRIEDLMRKMSLEEKIGQMTFIEQSVASFEVMQNYFIGGVYNDRRSNVPDKEAPPEDWINVVNEIQMGALSNRLGIPTIYGADVLHGHTFAYSATVFPHNIGLGATRDLSLVKRIGAATALEVRATGISYVFAPCIAVCRDPRWGRCYESYSEDPAVVRAMTEFIPGLQGDIPENSLKGHPFVSAKDKVAACAKHYVGDGGTINGTNEGNTLASWDELLSIHMPAFYDSISKGVATVMISFSSWNGVKMHANRFLINDFLKNTLNFTGIVISDAKGLDRLTHPLHANYTYSIETAINAGIDMVIVPFNYTEFISGLSFLVRNNFISMRRIDDAVERILRVKFVMGLFENSLADYSMAKYLGCKAHRELAREAVRKSLVLLKNGDSKKQTLLPLPKVASKILVTGTHADNIGYQCGGWTVEWQGLSGNVTGGTSILTAIKRTVDAATEVVYEENPDTSFVKSNEFSYAIVVVGEYPYAESAGDNTNLTIPEPGPSIITKVCATVKCVVVLISGRPVVIEPYLSTIDALVAAWLPGSEGQGIADVLFGDYEFTGKLPRTWFKTVDQLPMNVGDENYDPLFPFGLGLTTEPIQTISAGRVKLE, encoded by the exons ATGGAAACAAGTTGTTGCGTATGTACTCTTATTCTTTGTTTTTCGGCACTCATGGCACAAGCAGAGTACATGAAATATAAAGATCCTGGCCAGAACATACAAGTACGAATTGAGGATTTGATGAGAAAGATGAGCTTAGAGGAAAAGATTGGACAAATGACGTTTATTGAACAGAGTGTGGCATCATTTGAAGTCATGCAGAATTATTTCATTG GAGGTGTTTATAATGATCGAAGGAGTAATGTTCCAGACAAAGAGGCACCTCCGGAGGACTGGATCAACGTTGTTAATGAAATTCAGATGGGAGCTCTATCAAACCGCCTTGGGATACCTACGATTTATGGGGCCGATGTTCTTCACGGCCATACTTTTGCTTACTCTGCAACTGTATTTCCACATAATATTGGTTTAGGAGCAACCAG GGACCTTTCATTGGTGAAAAGGATTGGAGCAGCTACCGCTCTTGAAGTCAGGGCCACGGGAATTAGCTATGTGTTTGCACCTTGTATCGCG GTTTGTAGAGATCCAAGGTGGGGTCGCTGTTATGAAAGTTATAGCGAAGACCCCGCAGTAGTTCGAGCGATGACTGAGTTCATACCAGGACTACAGGGAGACATCCCTGAGAATTCTCTCAAGGGGCATCCTTTTGTTTCTGCAAA GGATAAAGTTGCAGCATGTGCCAAGCACTATGTGGGTGATGGTGGAACTATCAACGGCACTAATGAGGGCAATACTCTGGCAAGCTGGGATGAATTGCTTAGCATCCATATGCCAGCCTTCTACGATTCGATTAGCAAGGGTGTGGCAACTGTCATGATCTCCTTTTCGAGTTGGAATGGAGTAAAAATGCATGCTAATCGGTTTCTTATTAATGACTTTTTGAAGAATACTCTAAACTTCACG GGAATTGTCATTTCAGATGCAAAAGGTCTTGACAGGCTGACACATCCCCTGCATGCGAATTACACATATTCCATCGAGACTGCAATTAATGCTGGCATCGATATG GTAATAGTACCATTTAACTATACAGAATTCATTTCTGGCCTATCATTCCTGGTGAGAAACAACTTTATTTCCATGAGACGTATTGACGATGCAGTAGAAAGAATTCTAAGGGTGAAGTTTGTAATGGGTCTTTTTGAGAATTCATTGGCTGACTATAGCATGGCCAAGTACCTGGGATGTAAG GCGCATAGAGAACTGGCAAGGGAGGCTGTAAGAAAATCTCTTGTGCTGCTGAAGAATGGAGATTCCAAAAAGCAGACTTTGCTGCCGCTTCCTAAGGTTGCATCAAAAATACTTGTTACAGGAACTCACGCCGACAATATTGGATACCAGTGTGGTGGGTGGACAGTAGAATGGCAAGGTCTTAGCGGCAACGTTACAGGGG GTACATCTATACTAACTGCAATCAAAAGAACAGTTGACGCCGCAACTGAAGTCGTGTATGAAGAAAACCCCGATACCAGCTTCGTCAAGTCCAACGAATTCTCTTATGCCATAGTAGTAGTGGGGGAGTACCCCTATGCAGAATCAGCCGGAGACAATACAAACTTAACAATTCCAGAACCTGGACCAAGCATTATCACTAAAGTTTGTGCCACTGTAAAATGTGTGGTCGTCCTTATCAGTGGCCGTCCAGTAGTTATTGAGCCATATCTGTCTACGATCGATGCCCTTGTAGCTGCTTGGCTTCCTGGATCAGAGGGACAAGGCATTGCAGATGTTTTGTTTGGAGACTATGAATTTACAGGCAAGCTTCCGAGGACCTGGTTTAAGACTGTTGATCAACTCCCAATGAATGTTGGAGATGAAAATTACGATCCACTGTTTCCATTTGGACTTGGCCTTACAACTGAACCTATTCAGACTATTTCAGCAGGAAGAGTCAAGTTAGAGTAA
- the LOC141719765 gene encoding uncharacterized protein LOC141719765, with the protein MYVQVIENIEPYYQRLLFAGKKLEDSLTLADYNIHEESILKLAVLYPHFGMQIFVDTSTGKRFTLEVQSSDTIGNVKTKIQDKQGISYYRLCFDGQTLQNGRTLTDYSIGNESIIDLLFPCIGGFCFMYLLYY; encoded by the coding sequence ATGTATGTACAAGTGATTGAAAACATAGAACCGTACTACCAAAGGCTGTTGTTTGCTGGCAAGAAGCTTGAGGATAGTCTTACTCTAGCAGACTACAATATCCATGAGGAATCTATCCTGAAGTTGGCTGTGCTATATCCTCATTTCGGGATGCAAATCTTTGTAGATACCTCGACAGGCAAGAGGTTTACATTGGAGGTACAGAGCTCGGACACCATTGGTAATGTCAAGACAAAGATCCAGGACAAACAAGGCATCTCATACTACAGACTTTGTTTCGATGGTCAGACTCTTCAGAATGGTCGTACTCTCACAGACTACTCTATCGGTAACGAGTCCATCATTGACCTTTTATTTCCTTGCATTGGTGGTTTCTGCTTCATGTATTTGCTCTACTATTAA